The Vanacampus margaritifer isolate UIUO_Vmar chromosome 15, RoL_Vmar_1.0, whole genome shotgun sequence genome contains the following window.
tataaatgcaatatttattAGGGCAGTTTTGTTATGGGAAAATCTTGGGATTTTAGagaataaatgcattttcatatcTGTGGAGCAATCACGGGTGTTTATTAAtgtataacacacacaaaaaggagtGATGTGTTATCTTCATATAAAATATGTGTACGCCTTCAGCATTTTAGTAGCAATGAGTGTCGAAATGGGATTTTTGGGTAATATCAACCCAAGTAAATGTACAGGCTTGTAATAATGTTGTTTATATTTGTAAAAGGTtcctgaagaggaataaaaaatatttgtcctctttgcgtgttccaaaacttgaagacagatttaatgtaagaaaaaacacctttgcaaaaatgattttaatctaacagagatctctggacatcgtgacagtctccaattcattcatcacttaacaggtggaattcagagcaccgaatgtgcctcttccgcatgtaaaatggcttcttatagttaaaaccgaccgcctctctttcatttgtagacaaaacatactctctgggtacttttccatgagcgatggcgaaaacagagtcaggggtgcgtgttcgagacagattccgttcaaggactaaatgtgttttcccacagagaaggaacttctagaccaaataatatgtcccagtttaaggtcaaattatattgagttcaacactacttgctttacacatctgtaaaacctttcaacatggttaatataaagaattaagatgttaataatgtataacaatggttaatatatgaaaataaagaatttaaatgttaataatatctaacattcCTTAAAAATCTGATATGTGTTTCCATGCTGTAATTAAatccaaaccttttttttaaaagaacttCTCAATGCTCTCTTGTAGACAACCGGCCTGGTGGGCCTGGCCGTCTCCAACAATCCACATGAGGTAAGACGCCAACATCCAGCGCACAGCCGCAAACCAAAGTTGTTAGTAGAGATGACTTTGGGTAAGAATGGAGTGCACATCACGTCAGCAACATGTAGCTTAGTGCTCTGTGATGATTGATCCAGGTTGCTCATTTTGCAGCAGGTAACTGCAGAGGCACCTTGAGCTaaagacacaaaaacaatattttcaagTTCATCAGCTTTAACGCAAAACTAATACCAAAACTAATGTAAACTACATTCAAGCATTTTCGAAaatataaaaactaacaaacccactctaaaaacaaattaaaagtaagtgagtttaagaaacaaaataaaaaggaactctaattttaaaaaaagaagcctatACTTACTTGgtttatatttgatatttacATTCAGTGTTTcgcacagatttgaaatctacttgggtgggtgtaATCGGGTAGTTGGACTCCTTGTGGGGGCATGGTGGGGGTTATTCCCAGTCCTGCTAACCTCTCCTCCTCCTAACCTAgtctcctctaacctcatgatccacaagtgagtgacggcgaactaatgttacatgcggtatatctggtcgcgacatgttttttttttgtttttaatatatatatatatatatcttttaattattattattaatttgtttttaattaattaatttatttaattacattttcttgaaatctacttgtgTGGctcacccaagtattaacatggtgtagGAAACACTGACATTTGTTTGACAAGCTTAAAATTAAGGTGGGGGAAACTATGCAAGAAAATAAGAATTTGAAAAAAGGGCAAATCATTTTTCCTGATACTGTAtcatgtaaatactgtacatgattcATGTAGAAAAAAAGGGAATCCTTTAAAGTCTTATTGAAATGATGAATGAGGCAAAAACATTCTTGTCTTTGTTTACCTACCTCTCATTCTTTGAAACTGCACTCAGCGACTGAGGATTCTCTACTCCAAAATCCTGGCAGTGCTGCAGACCATGCCACAAGACGCTGCCTACAGGAAGTATACTCAACAGTTGGTCAGCGAGAGGTTAAACCATGTCAAAGCGGTGAGCACCTTCtcaatatttcaaaaacaacaacaacaacctgagATTTGGTGTGAACTGCTAAATCGTTTGCTTTTGAGACTGTCTGTGTGGACATAGCGCAAAGTGAAACTTTCAAGATTTAAATAAGACTGAcaataaaatgatgaataatgttTCATGCTCTCACAGGAGACCGACGTTGAAAAATTGGAGAAAAAGATCAATTGTGGACAGATTGAAGAGGTCATTTTCCAGGTAATGTTTACTGCGGTACTATTTGAGTCAAGAATGTACTGTATCATTGATTTTGTAGAGAAATGCCATCATGTGAATGTAGTTGTCAACTtagtttcatttaaatggaatgAGTTCAAGTAATACAACTGCAGAGTGGATGATGGGGAACAATCAATGTGCTGTTTTCATGTTTACAGGCAGAATGCGAGCTGACTCTATCAAGAAAGATGATCGAGTGGAAAGCATGGGAGCCGCTGATTGAGGAGCCTCCTCCCAACCAGTGGAAGTGGCccatctgaaaaacaaaaaaccttgtTAATTATATTACTGATgctattattaataaaatgaatactCATTGGATCcaaattgtttgcttttgttgatGACATTTTTATCACTTAgcttttttaatgaatacacTGTGGCGTGGATGTAATTACGTTAGTTtctaataattcataaaagggAAAAGGAAAAGGCGGGGTGAGGTGGAAAGAAGCGTAGCAAAGACAGGAAAAACTAAGTGGTAATGTGAAGCGGAAGCATTAGATGTCAGACATTTAGCACAGCTTACGGGCATAGGCAACTGTTAACGTAACTAAgaataataacataaaaatgtcatattattatgaaaatataaTCTTTTAATTCCTTAGTAAAAATCTTGGCAAACTTTTCCAAGCTTCAACTCATTTGAACATACTTGAGATCGACCTGATACATTCTCGCCTCTTAAAACTTTGAGTAAGTTCAGTCATGTGGTCTCCAAGGCAGCCCTATGATGACGTCATAGATGACTTATTGGAGGAAAATCAAGGCAAGTATAGGCTACATTTGTAGTAGAAGAGATGAGCCTGAAGTGTTTTAATCATGCGTTTGTCTTGCATTACACATAAAGCACCACTGGGGGTCTCTCCAATGCCTTTTTTGGGTACATTAATCATccgtccactttttttttagcaaattctATTTAGCTGC
Protein-coding sequences here:
- the ndufa5 gene encoding NADH dehydrogenase [ubiquinone] 1 alpha subcomplex subunit 5: MAGLLKKTTGLVGLAVSNNPHERLRILYSKILAVLQTMPQDAAYRKYTQQLVSERLNHVKAETDVEKLEKKINCGQIEEVIFQAECELTLSRKMIEWKAWEPLIEEPPPNQWKWPI